A single genomic interval of Ignavibacteriales bacterium harbors:
- a CDS encoding T9SS type A sorting domain-containing protein, whose translation MKRKSMRPLAKDTGMFVLVFFSFIVISSETLAAQTKTITPTGGGDDYAIIQNAVNGLGFGETIILNGNFIIRNTIVLKSNILWVLNGSIQLGKAVNRTMITDPAAGATNIHMSGGVYDGNLANQTTEGSCINFQKVTYSHFSDFTTQNYGKGFTFELGCNNNICDRLVGKHHGKKISTVGNGLGDRGDHNTWNDCIADSNWSDNFIIKCKDSRFNRCMARNSGSAVGFGFYARENSNPDKGADVSRNKFYACEASGNAHSGFSLNCPNNGPGAKIEDNYIQAVIYNNCRVQDVSSQAGIYLRNKIADGICQRNQLDILTYNNGSQGGIGFEATYPITGCSGVIVTYDNIPYDANIGGNNNVFNIFAPKGTTKIVVEYGNTVNFVDSSYQSSWAIEKYRGRSLSSADPATSLIPSASELKQNYPNPFNPSTTVRYVLPRRSNVDIEVFNMMGQKISLLVQDRQAAGEYQVLWNGGDNAGMQVASGVYICRMRVWGDSEGESDGQFFTKKLLLVR comes from the coding sequence ATGAAAAGGAAAAGTATGCGCCCGTTGGCAAAGGATACTGGAATGTTCGTTCTTGTCTTCTTCAGTTTCATAGTAATATCCAGTGAGACACTCGCGGCGCAAACAAAAACGATAACGCCGACAGGGGGGGGAGATGATTATGCGATCATCCAGAATGCTGTTAATGGACTCGGATTCGGAGAAACGATCATCTTGAACGGTAATTTTATCATAAGAAATACGATCGTACTCAAATCGAACATACTATGGGTGTTGAATGGGAGTATTCAACTGGGCAAGGCTGTAAACAGAACAATGATTACAGATCCAGCTGCAGGTGCTACGAATATACATATGAGCGGCGGGGTCTACGATGGTAATTTGGCAAATCAGACGACAGAAGGGAGTTGCATCAATTTCCAAAAAGTGACTTATTCGCATTTTTCTGATTTTACCACTCAGAATTACGGAAAAGGCTTTACGTTTGAACTTGGTTGCAACAATAATATTTGCGACAGGCTTGTGGGAAAACATCACGGCAAAAAAATATCAACTGTTGGAAATGGTCTTGGTGACAGGGGAGATCATAATACATGGAATGATTGTATCGCGGATAGTAACTGGTCCGACAACTTCATAATCAAATGTAAGGACAGCCGATTCAATCGGTGTATGGCACGAAATAGCGGAAGTGCGGTAGGATTCGGATTCTATGCTCGTGAGAACAGCAACCCGGACAAAGGAGCGGATGTAAGCAGAAACAAATTTTATGCGTGCGAGGCCTCTGGAAATGCGCATTCTGGATTTAGTCTCAACTGTCCAAATAACGGGCCTGGCGCAAAAATTGAGGATAATTATATCCAGGCAGTAATCTACAACAATTGCCGGGTACAAGATGTTTCATCGCAAGCGGGAATCTATTTGAGAAACAAAATAGCTGATGGCATATGCCAGCGCAATCAATTGGACATTTTGACGTACAACAATGGGTCACAAGGGGGGATTGGGTTCGAAGCAACATACCCCATCACAGGCTGTTCTGGTGTTATTGTCACTTATGACAACATCCCCTACGACGCGAATATTGGTGGAAACAATAATGTGTTCAATATCTTTGCTCCCAAGGGAACAACGAAAATAGTCGTTGAGTATGGTAACACGGTAAATTTCGTTGACAGCAGTTATCAAAGTTCTTGGGCGATCGAGAAATATCGTGGTCGGAGCTTGAGTAGTGCTGATCCAGCAACATCGCTTATTCCCTCGGCCTCTGAACTCAAGCAAAATTATCCCAATCCATTCAATCCATCGACCACGGTACGCTACGTACTACCCCGACGCAGCAACGTCGACATTGAAGTATTCAACATGATGGGACAGAAGATCTCGTTGCTCGTCCAGGATCGTCAGGCAGCCGGAGAGTACCAGGTTCTGTGGAATGGAGGGGATAATGCCGGAATGCAGGTGGCGAGTGGGGTGTACATTTGTCGGATGCGAGTGTGGGGTGATTCCGAGGGGGAATCAGATGGTCAGTTCTTCACAAAGAAATTACTTCTGGTTAGATAG
- a CDS encoding cupin domain-containing protein gives MKTVRTWVRTALSVVLFTLLIGIVVGAGEVTAPTTITPVVKLNIGEAARKAAKTAIAREILPGEIPGIRSTMISLAPGVTHREQASTKEDRVFLVLSGKGMITAKGKGHPVAKEAIAHFPMGWSVDMKASGPQGLDVLILRLTITPVDRENLAAHTDLNSVAYVKSFSECEPYGEAIKSPKTVSRTLLPKNIVPRMAVGTVETTGPDTVKRHRHPMLEQYFLGLEHNDITVLSDSARTALKEHELFHIPSGSDHGSVVAEGRKLYYVWMDFFQDEKGMEWLKTHKSLTPGKNP, from the coding sequence ATGAAAACTGTTCGCACTTGGGTACGCACTGCTCTGAGCGTGGTGTTGTTCACTTTGCTCATCGGCATAGTCGTAGGAGCAGGGGAAGTAACCGCGCCGACAACCATCACACCGGTCGTGAAGCTCAATATTGGAGAAGCAGCGCGCAAAGCTGCGAAAACTGCTATCGCACGAGAAATTCTGCCTGGCGAGATTCCGGGAATTCGCAGCACCATGATCTCGCTGGCACCTGGTGTAACGCACCGCGAGCAGGCGTCCACCAAGGAAGATCGAGTATTCCTCGTGCTTTCCGGCAAAGGAATGATCACTGCGAAGGGGAAAGGACATCCGGTTGCGAAAGAAGCCATTGCGCATTTTCCGATGGGTTGGAGTGTGGACATGAAAGCGAGCGGTCCCCAGGGGCTCGATGTCCTCATCTTGCGTCTTACAATTACTCCCGTGGACCGGGAGAACCTCGCAGCCCACACGGACCTGAACAGCGTAGCGTACGTGAAGTCATTCAGTGAATGCGAACCGTACGGTGAAGCGATCAAGAGCCCCAAAACCGTGAGCCGCACGCTGCTTCCGAAGAACATTGTCCCGCGCATGGCAGTTGGTACAGTGGAAACTACTGGTCCCGACACGGTAAAACGCCATCGGCACCCGATGCTGGAACAGTATTTCCTGGGGCTCGAACACAATGATATTACGGTCCTATCCGACAGCGCGAGGACGGCTCTGAAAGAACACGAACTCTTCCACATTCCCTCGGGGAGTGATCATGGTTCTGTGGTTGCTGAAGGCAGGAAGCTCTATTACGTCTGGATGGACTTCTTCCAGGATGAGAAGGGCATGGAGTGGTTGAAAACGCACAAGTCACTTACGCCAGGAAAGAATCCATAG
- a CDS encoding sulfatase-like hydrolase/transferase, giving the protein MKQLYHKAAALLVAGVFSTTTVAYGQNERYPNVLLIMTDQQAWNAVGYSGNKMIKTPHLDKLASEGVNFSQAITPCPVCVPARTSILTGRLTETTTIRENHDVETGECYYPTFDEILAKRGYSTEVYGKFHSPEHMARVYMNPPVQGLTGTAPIVQWEPIYVKYIQEHFKTRSLKPGEMYETTFYGGVVPYKLDPTDRYYKYLPTGIIPEEERKQKLSQADVHGVLDLPVDYTITAVQGRQTVAALERLKDKNFVLTCSFHCPHVPITPSEPYASMYKAKDMVTPVSIQDRRENSPYNPGKIDSPYNEKDKVQYMTANYYAFVTEIDDWVGKILNKLDELQLTDNTLVIFVSDHGEMLGAHGMRGKFCFYEESVRVPFLVRHPGKIKAGQTISTPVSVLNIFPTILDYAGVKSIPTDGYSLKGVMEGTQSPKYDFAVSEWQWSNGSVPSIMIRTERWKLMTTHRHGGKNIEALFDLKNDPFELNNLLGTNPERFKNKEIAEELRSQLVAYLKDANYPLVKGVGERNLVR; this is encoded by the coding sequence ATGAAACAACTATATCACAAAGCAGCCGCCTTGCTGGTTGCCGGGGTATTTTCTACGACTACTGTGGCTTATGGACAGAATGAAAGGTATCCAAATGTACTGTTGATAATGACCGACCAGCAGGCATGGAATGCAGTTGGTTATTCAGGAAACAAAATGATCAAAACGCCACATTTGGACAAATTGGCAAGCGAAGGAGTTAATTTTAGTCAGGCGATTACACCATGCCCGGTTTGCGTACCTGCCCGTACCTCTATTTTAACTGGACGATTAACGGAGACAACGACAATACGAGAAAATCATGATGTCGAAACAGGGGAATGTTATTATCCCACTTTCGATGAAATTCTTGCGAAAAGGGGATATTCCACCGAAGTATACGGCAAATTTCATTCGCCGGAACACATGGCGAGAGTTTATATGAACCCTCCGGTACAAGGATTGACAGGCACTGCCCCTATTGTTCAGTGGGAACCCATTTATGTGAAATACATTCAGGAGCATTTCAAAACAAGATCCTTGAAACCTGGTGAAATGTACGAAACGACGTTCTATGGTGGCGTTGTTCCTTACAAACTTGATCCGACCGACCGGTATTATAAATATTTGCCAACGGGCATAATACCTGAAGAGGAACGAAAACAAAAATTGAGTCAGGCTGATGTCCATGGAGTGCTCGATTTGCCAGTCGATTATACAATTACTGCAGTGCAAGGCAGGCAAACGGTTGCGGCATTGGAACGGCTGAAAGACAAAAACTTCGTCCTCACTTGCTCCTTTCACTGTCCCCATGTGCCAATAACTCCCTCCGAACCTTATGCATCGATGTATAAGGCGAAGGATATGGTGACTCCTGTTTCAATTCAAGACCGAAGGGAGAATTCACCGTACAATCCCGGCAAAATAGATTCGCCTTATAATGAAAAAGACAAAGTGCAATACATGACCGCGAATTACTATGCATTTGTTACTGAAATTGATGATTGGGTTGGAAAGATTCTGAATAAATTGGATGAACTGCAATTAACTGACAATACGTTGGTCATATTTGTTTCCGATCACGGTGAAATGCTGGGAGCTCATGGAATGCGTGGTAAGTTTTGTTTTTATGAAGAATCTGTTCGGGTACCGTTTTTAGTTCGCCACCCAGGCAAAATAAAAGCTGGTCAAACCATTTCAACTCCGGTTTCAGTGCTCAATATTTTCCCGACAATTCTCGATTATGCCGGAGTCAAATCAATCCCGACTGATGGTTATTCTCTCAAAGGTGTCATGGAGGGTACCCAATCTCCAAAATACGACTTTGCTGTTTCCGAATGGCAGTGGTCAAATGGTAGTGTCCCGTCAATAATGATTCGCACAGAACGTTGGAAGTTGATGACTACGCATCGACACGGCGGCAAAAATATTGAAGCTCTTTTTGATTTGAAAAACGATCCGTTTGAACTGAACAATCTTTTAGGCACAAATCCTGAACGGTTTAAGAACAAAGAGATAGCCGAAGAATTACGCTCACAATTAGTAGCGTATTTGAAGGATGCTAACTACCCGCTTGTAAAAGGAGTTGGGGAAAGAAATCTAGTCCGATAA
- a CDS encoding GntR family transcriptional regulator has translation MAAKKKYETLRNDIIAHIMKHGLKQHDKLPTVSELIENYDVSYATVHRTLIEMQNEGIITKHQGKGLYVNRVPSKAMNNKTVALIIPKDFSAHRIMLDILTGVRDALEKANISLLVSISNMSLEKEKETVDKLLAKHVDGMIVFMEDHYKQDYSHIKRLKEKNYPFVLIDRYIPELETDYVIINNIDAMGRVCSYLRYNRSCDDIIFIPSNDSSVTASSSDEKQLGYKRAIKMLYGKPEGTVMMIDDFVDSIDTLCGRHKNVGICLNHDTMIPYLHRKLAEAGKGVPDNCHIFGYNNSYEKPYYPTVEQFNDQMGRRAAEILIAKLKNTNHQLTQLRLDAKLILPNGNGEYSMED, from the coding sequence ATGGCCGCTAAGAAGAAATACGAAACCCTACGCAACGACATCATCGCACACATCATGAAGCATGGTCTCAAGCAACATGATAAGTTGCCAACAGTGTCTGAACTGATCGAAAACTATGACGTCAGCTATGCGACCGTACACCGGACACTGATAGAGATGCAGAACGAAGGAATCATTACCAAACATCAGGGCAAAGGCCTCTATGTCAATCGCGTTCCCTCAAAGGCGATGAACAACAAGACCGTTGCGCTCATTATTCCGAAGGATTTCAGCGCCCATAGAATTATGCTCGATATTCTGACTGGAGTCAGGGATGCGCTCGAGAAAGCGAACATCAGCCTTCTCGTTTCCATCTCGAATATGAGCCTTGAAAAGGAAAAAGAAACGGTTGACAAACTCCTTGCCAAGCACGTGGATGGAATGATCGTTTTCATGGAAGATCACTATAAGCAGGACTACTCTCACATCAAGAGGCTCAAGGAGAAGAACTATCCCTTCGTACTGATCGACCGGTACATACCCGAACTCGAGACCGACTATGTGATCATCAACAATATCGATGCTATGGGCCGGGTTTGTTCCTACTTGCGGTACAACCGCTCATGCGATGACATCATCTTCATTCCTTCAAACGATTCCTCGGTTACTGCATCATCGTCGGATGAGAAGCAACTTGGGTACAAACGTGCCATCAAAATGCTGTATGGCAAGCCGGAAGGCACGGTCATGATGATTGATGACTTTGTCGATTCGATCGACACGCTTTGCGGGCGGCACAAGAATGTGGGGATTTGTCTCAACCATGACACGATGATACCGTACTTGCACAGGAAACTGGCTGAAGCCGGCAAAGGAGTTCCCGACAACTGCCACATTTTCGGGTATAACAACAGTTACGAGAAGCCATATTACCCCACGGTCGAACAATTCAATGATCAGATGGGCAGAAGAGCAGCAGAGATACTCATTGCAAAGCTCAAGAACACGAATCACCAGCTTACACAGTTACGATTGGATGCAAAGCTCATTTTGCCGAACGGCAATGGCGAGTACTCAATGGAGGATTGA